Proteins found in one Bacillus subtilis subsp. subtilis str. 168 genomic segment:
- the fliH gene encoding flagellar export apparatus subunit of cytoplasmic ATPase (Evidence 2a: Function from experimental evidences in other organisms; PubMedId: 1828465, 12217691, 16522800, 17002279, 26916245; Product type f: factor) yields MARVKEEADRISEQANSHIENIRRQIEQEKNDWAAEKQKLIEEAKAEGFEQGVALGKAEAMKQYAELIGQANSITEMSRKAVEDKLEDANEEIVELAVALAKKVWQQKSDDKEAFLLLVQQVINEVKEYDDISIYVDPYYYETIFQQKDEIQQLLYKECRLGIYADEKAQKGTCYIETPFGRVDASVDTQLMQLKDKLLTALEAGAAE; encoded by the coding sequence ATGGCCCGAGTGAAAGAGGAAGCTGACCGGATTTCTGAGCAGGCAAACAGTCATATAGAAAATATTCGCCGTCAAATTGAACAGGAGAAAAACGATTGGGCGGCTGAAAAACAGAAGCTTATTGAAGAAGCAAAAGCCGAGGGCTTTGAACAAGGAGTAGCGCTGGGCAAAGCTGAGGCAATGAAACAGTATGCAGAACTGATCGGCCAAGCAAACAGTATAACTGAAATGTCCAGAAAAGCTGTTGAGGACAAGCTTGAAGACGCTAATGAAGAAATCGTTGAGCTTGCCGTTGCCCTAGCAAAAAAAGTTTGGCAGCAAAAGTCTGATGATAAAGAGGCTTTCCTCCTGCTTGTACAACAGGTTATAAACGAAGTGAAGGAATATGACGATATATCAATTTATGTTGATCCATATTACTATGAGACAATCTTTCAGCAAAAAGATGAAATCCAGCAGCTTCTTTATAAAGAATGTCGGCTTGGCATATATGCTGATGAAAAAGCTCAAAAAGGAACCTGTTATATTGAAACTCCTTTTGGCAGGGTAGATGCGAGTGTTGACACACAATTGATGCAATTGAAAGATAAACTTCTGACAGCGCTGGAAGCAGGTGCAGCTGAATGA
- the fliI gene encoding flagellar-specific ATPase subunit of export apparatus (Evidence 2a: Function from experimental evidences in other organisms; PubMedId: 12787361, 16113269, 16780875, 17002279, 26916245; Product type e: enzyme), translating to MKTQSLIDCIEMTDSYKRYGKVKRVIGLMIESKGPASSIGDLCLIYAKGQSGKVIKAEVVGFQEENILLMPYLEAASIAPGSIVEATGESLRVKVGTGLIGQVIDAFGEPLDGKLLPKGLSPVSTEQSPPNPMKRPPIREKMGVGVRSIDSLLTVGKGQRIGIFAGSGVGKSTLMGMIAKQTEADLNVIALVGERGREVREFIEKDLGKEGLKRSIVVVATSDQPALMRLKAAYTATAIAEYFRDKGQNVMFMMDSVTRVAMAQREIGLAAGEPPTTKGYTPSVFAILPRLLERTGANEHGTITAFYTVLVDGDDMNEPIADTVRGILDGHIVLDRALANKGQFPAVNVLKSISRVMSNISTKQHLDAANKFRELLSTYQNSEDLINIGAYKRGSSREIDEAIQFYPQLIQFLKQGTDEPALLEESIAALTSLTGNEE from the coding sequence ATGAAGACACAGAGTCTGATAGATTGTATAGAAATGACAGACTCGTATAAACGGTACGGAAAAGTCAAGCGGGTAATCGGCTTGATGATTGAATCAAAAGGGCCAGCAAGCTCAATTGGTGACCTGTGCCTGATTTATGCAAAAGGACAGTCTGGGAAAGTCATTAAAGCTGAGGTAGTCGGCTTCCAGGAAGAAAATATTTTGCTTATGCCTTATTTAGAGGCTGCGAGCATTGCACCTGGCAGCATTGTAGAAGCTACTGGGGAATCACTTCGGGTTAAAGTTGGGACCGGACTGATCGGACAAGTCATCGATGCTTTTGGAGAACCGCTTGACGGAAAGCTTCTGCCGAAAGGGCTTTCGCCTGTATCAACGGAGCAATCACCGCCTAACCCGATGAAACGGCCGCCTATCCGTGAAAAGATGGGTGTTGGAGTCAGATCAATTGACAGCTTGCTGACAGTCGGTAAAGGCCAGCGGATTGGAATTTTTGCAGGAAGCGGTGTCGGAAAAAGCACCTTAATGGGGATGATCGCCAAGCAGACAGAGGCTGACTTAAACGTCATTGCACTTGTCGGAGAACGCGGACGAGAGGTTCGGGAGTTTATTGAAAAAGATCTGGGGAAAGAGGGGCTGAAACGATCGATTGTAGTCGTTGCCACCTCAGACCAGCCAGCATTAATGAGATTGAAAGCGGCATATACAGCGACTGCAATTGCCGAGTATTTCCGAGATAAAGGCCAAAATGTCATGTTTATGATGGATTCTGTTACAAGGGTGGCAATGGCGCAGCGAGAGATTGGACTGGCTGCAGGAGAGCCTCCGACGACAAAAGGCTATACACCTTCAGTGTTCGCTATTTTACCTCGTTTACTAGAACGAACAGGTGCAAACGAGCATGGAACCATTACGGCATTTTATACAGTGTTGGTAGATGGGGATGACATGAATGAGCCGATTGCCGATACCGTACGCGGAATTTTAGACGGGCATATTGTGTTGGACAGGGCGCTTGCCAATAAAGGCCAGTTTCCTGCAGTTAACGTACTAAAAAGCATCAGCAGGGTGATGTCAAACATTTCAACAAAACAGCATCTGGATGCGGCAAATAAATTCCGTGAACTTTTATCGACATATCAAAATTCGGAAGATCTCATTAATATCGGAGCTTACAAAAGAGGATCATCCAGAGAAATTGATGAAGCGATACAATTTTATCCGCAGCTTATTCAATTTTTAAAGCAGGGAACAGACGAACCGGCTTTATTGGAAGAAAGCATTGCTGCATTAACTAGTTTGACAGGAAATGAGGAATAA
- the fliJ gene encoding flagellar synthesis rod subunit of export ATPase (Evidence 2a: Function from experimental evidences in other organisms; PubMedId: 17088562, 26916245, 26984495, 27647891; Product type f: factor): MAYQFRFQKLLELKENEKDQSLSEYQQSVSEFENVAEKLYENMSKKELLEQNKEKKLKSGMSVQEMRHYQQFVSNLDNTIYHYQKLVIMKRNQMNQKQEILTEKNIEVKKFEKMREKQFKMFALEDKAAEMKEMDDISIKQFMIQGH, from the coding sequence GTGGCTTATCAATTTAGATTCCAAAAGCTGCTGGAACTAAAAGAAAATGAAAAAGACCAATCCTTATCCGAATATCAGCAATCAGTTTCTGAATTTGAAAACGTTGCTGAAAAATTATATGAGAATATGAGCAAAAAGGAATTGCTGGAACAAAATAAGGAAAAGAAATTAAAAAGCGGCATGAGTGTACAAGAAATGAGGCACTACCAACAATTTGTCTCAAATCTTGATAATACGATCTATCACTATCAAAAGCTTGTCATTATGAAAAGAAATCAAATGAATCAAAAACAAGAAATTTTGACAGAGAAAAACATTGAAGTGAAAAAGTTTGAAAAAATGCGTGAAAAACAGTTTAAAATGTTTGCTCTTGAAGATAAAGCTGCAGAAATGAAAGAAATGGACGATATTTCGATTAAGCAGTTTATGATTCAAGGCCATTAG
- the ylxF gene encoding putative kinesin-like protein (Evidence 3: Putative function from multiple computational evidences; PubMedId: 17586671, 22307758; Product type s: structure), with the protein MSGKKKESGKFRSVLLIIILPLMFLLIAGGIVLWAAGINVLKPIQDAAAKTPVLKELVPETENKKGAASSKDSSNTAALEKTIKDQKSEISILNKDLETSKSEIDRLNQKIRSLEKTAEDQKKSSEDHTEGSADSKASSENDKVISVYKSMDSGKAAKIIAQLKEQEALKILNGLSKKQLADILAKMTPEQAATYTEKIAASQE; encoded by the coding sequence ATGTCCGGCAAAAAGAAAGAATCAGGTAAGTTCCGTTCGGTTTTGCTTATCATTATCCTCCCGCTGATGTTTCTATTAATCGCAGGGGGGATTGTTCTTTGGGCTGCTGGTATCAATGTCTTAAAGCCGATACAGGATGCTGCGGCAAAAACGCCGGTTCTTAAAGAATTGGTCCCTGAAACCGAAAATAAAAAAGGCGCAGCATCAAGTAAGGATAGCAGTAATACGGCAGCTCTGGAAAAGACCATTAAGGATCAAAAAAGTGAAATCAGTATATTGAATAAAGATTTAGAAACAAGTAAATCAGAAATCGACAGGCTCAATCAAAAGATCCGTTCACTTGAAAAGACGGCTGAGGATCAAAAAAAGTCATCAGAAGATCATACTGAAGGATCAGCAGACTCGAAAGCTTCTTCTGAAAATGACAAAGTGATCAGTGTGTACAAAAGCATGGACAGCGGAAAGGCTGCTAAAATTATTGCCCAATTAAAGGAGCAAGAAGCACTGAAAATATTGAATGGCCTAAGCAAAAAGCAGCTTGCTGACATATTGGCGAAAATGACTCCTGAGCAAGCAGCAACCTATACAGAAAAAATTGCTGCCAGCCAAGAA